The following proteins are co-located in the Paralichthys olivaceus isolate ysfri-2021 chromosome 10, ASM2471397v2, whole genome shotgun sequence genome:
- the zgc:172182 gene encoding coiled-coil domain-containing protein 89, with translation MATPQSTTEIVVTSSEHMDSIQRSLDKFLSLSTEDVTETEMLRSRIDEQSSLICIQKQRADELTLRCQALQKINSDLEDGVTDCQKELDSERKKAALIERRFMDLAANNQAIIVFMNEYKSQNAQLKRENKLLQSENDTLFSQKLQDKEVLLQKLMQEMKLLTENYTNKEKEYRKNLAESQSKLLEEETQHKAKEASLLDQLHNTEQQQREAVEMCNELKLKLQRAEEKDAAKEINMKKSITGLTKEKEKLLSLSIERGRVIQEKQEEIQQLEIKWKKEKKSRAEAEDRFEQDAEVVNSDIKVKSLQCALNDAATKYRRLQKDFDAFREHSASLLTQERELNKKLRHMIG, from the exons atggcaaccccACAGAGCACTACTGAAATCGTCGTGACGTCTTCTGAG CATATGGACAGTATTCAGAGGTCACTGGACAAATTTCTGAGTCTTTCCACAGAGGATGTGACCGAGACAGAAATGCTGCGGTCCAGGATAGATGAACAGTCAAGTCTGATCTGCATCCAGAAGCAGAGAGCAGATGAGCTGACACTTCGATGCCAAGCCCTGCAGAAAATCAACTCAGATCTAGAGGACGGAGTAACAGACTGCCAGAAAGAGCTGgacagtgaaagaaagaaagcagcgTTAATAGAGAGGAGGTTTATGGATTTAGCTGCCAACAATCAAGCAATTATTGTCTTTATGAATGAGTACAAAAGTCAGAATGCACAGTTgaagagggaaaacaaactgctgcagtcAGAAAATGATACGCTTTTCTCCCAAAAATTACAAGATAAAGAAGTGTTGTTACAAAAACTGATGCAAGAAATGAAACTGCTAACAGAGAattacacaaataaagaaaaggaaTATCG GAAGAATTTAGCTGAAAGTCAGTCAAAACTCCTGGAAGAAGAAACCCAACATAAAGCCAAAGAAGCATCGCTGCTGGATCAACTGCACAACACTGAGCAACAGCAAAGAGAAGCTGTAGAAATGTGCAACG AGCTGAAGCTCAAGCTACAAAGAGCTGAAGAAAAGGATGCTGCGAAGGAGATCAACATGAAGAAAAGCATCACAGGTCTTaccaaagagaaggaaaaactgttgtCTCTGTCCATAGAGAGAGGACGAGTGATACAG GAGAAACAAGAGGAAATTCAGCAACTGGagataaaatggaaaaaggagaagaaatctCGGGCTGAAGCAGAAGACAG GTTTGAACAGGACGCAGAGGTTGTTAACTCAGACATCAAAGTCAAGTCGCTCCAGTGTGCTCTCAATGACGCTGCGACAAAGTATCGGAGGCTTCAAAAG GATTTCGATGCCTTCAGAGAACACAGCGCCAGCCTCCTCACACAGGAGAGGGAACTGAATAAGAAACTTCGCCACATGATAGGATAA